The Planctomycetia bacterium genome has a window encoding:
- a CDS encoding pyroglutamyl-peptidase I: MFQPTVLITAFEPFGEWRSNSSWQCLVNFTRDLPLEPKIVTRLYPVDFAAARTRLCRDLSAGYDVVLHLGQASGRATIDLEMFGLNIGGKPGDEKSNFKILEADGPPAYRSDLPLLDWATKLRQRGIPAQVSYHAGTHLCNAMLYWTHYFAERDGYTTRAAFIHVPLEPSQVVDAERSLASMPTSMTATALRCIVSEIQADASRLA, translated from the coding sequence ATGTTTCAGCCCACGGTCCTGATTACCGCCTTCGAGCCCTTCGGCGAATGGCGGTCCAATTCCAGTTGGCAATGCCTGGTGAATTTCACCCGCGATTTGCCGTTGGAGCCAAAAATCGTCACGCGGCTCTACCCTGTCGATTTCGCCGCTGCCCGCACGCGTTTGTGCCGTGATTTATCCGCTGGCTACGACGTGGTCTTGCATCTCGGGCAGGCAAGCGGCCGGGCGACCATCGATCTGGAGATGTTCGGCCTGAACATCGGCGGCAAGCCGGGCGATGAGAAATCGAACTTTAAGATATTGGAAGCAGACGGTCCGCCGGCTTACCGGAGCGATCTCCCGTTGCTGGATTGGGCTACGAAGCTGCGCCAGCGGGGGATTCCGGCGCAGGTCTCGTACCACGCCGGCACGCATCTGTGCAACGCGATGTTGTACTGGACCCACTACTTCGCGGAACGCGACGGCTACACCACGCGCGCGGCATTCATTCATGTGCCGCTGGAGCCGAGCCAGGTCGTCGACGCCGAACGCAGCCTGGCGTCGATGCCCACGTCGATGACCGCCACGGCGCTGCGGTGCATCGTCAGCGAGATTCAGGCGGACGCGAGTCGACTTGCTTAG
- a CDS encoding DegT/DnrJ/EryC1/StrS family aminotransferase, translating into MKPVAEDPSNWPEVPLFDTLRQQAALRDELFAALAKVCDTGRYVLGPDCVELEKSLAAYCQVPHALGCASGSDALLLALMAYDIGPGDEVLMPSYTFFATAGAAWRLGAKPVFVDIDPVTYNINPAKIAAAVTPRTKAIIPVHLYGQCADMTAINAIARPHKIAVIEDACQAIGAEFDGRRAGCLGDVGCFSFYPTKNLGGVGDGGLMTCLADEVAAKLRILRVHGERQRYHHQLVGFNSRLDSLQAAALNVKLPHLDRWTAQRATNAARYTELFTQAGLADCIGLPTASQRCRHVWNQYIVRVPGGKRDALREHLTTRKIGTQIYYPVPLHLQECFASLGIGPGSLPETERAAKETLALPIFPELTADEQRAVVAGVASFFGAQTSQRQAPPRPKFLDATSPSNAKQL; encoded by the coding sequence ATGAAGCCCGTCGCCGAGGATCCGTCGAATTGGCCGGAAGTCCCGCTGTTTGACACGTTGCGCCAACAGGCGGCGCTGCGCGACGAGCTGTTCGCCGCGCTGGCCAAGGTCTGCGACACGGGGCGCTATGTCCTCGGGCCGGATTGCGTTGAACTGGAGAAATCGCTCGCCGCGTATTGCCAAGTCCCGCACGCTCTCGGCTGCGCTTCGGGAAGCGACGCTTTACTGCTGGCGCTGATGGCCTACGACATCGGCCCGGGCGATGAAGTGCTGATGCCGAGCTACACGTTCTTCGCCACCGCTGGCGCCGCTTGGCGACTGGGCGCGAAGCCAGTCTTCGTCGATATCGACCCGGTCACCTACAACATTAATCCTGCCAAGATCGCAGCGGCCGTGACGCCGCGCACCAAGGCGATCATTCCCGTCCATCTTTATGGCCAATGCGCCGATATGACCGCGATCAACGCGATCGCTCGGCCGCACAAGATCGCGGTCATCGAAGACGCTTGCCAGGCCATCGGCGCCGAGTTCGACGGGCGCCGCGCCGGCTGCCTGGGCGATGTCGGCTGCTTCAGCTTTTATCCGACCAAGAACCTGGGGGGCGTCGGCGACGGCGGGTTGATGACTTGCCTGGCCGACGAGGTGGCCGCCAAGCTCCGTATCCTCCGTGTGCACGGCGAACGCCAGCGCTATCATCATCAACTGGTTGGCTTCAACAGCCGGCTCGATTCGTTGCAGGCCGCGGCGCTAAACGTCAAGTTACCGCACCTCGATCGCTGGACCGCGCAGCGCGCCACGAACGCCGCGCGCTACACCGAACTGTTCACGCAGGCCGGACTGGCGGACTGCATCGGTCTGCCCACGGCCAGCCAGCGCTGCCGTCACGTGTGGAATCAATACATCGTACGCGTGCCAGGCGGAAAGCGCGACGCGTTGCGCGAACACCTGACGACGCGGAAGATCGGCACGCAGATTTACTATCCCGTGCCGTTGCACCTGCAAGAGTGCTTTGCTTCGCTGGGCATCGGGCCCGGCAGCCTGCCGGAAACGGAGCGCGCCGCGAAGGAAACGCTGGCCTTGCCGATCTTCCCGGAGCTCACCGCCGACGAGCAGCGCGCCGTCGTCGCGGGCGTCGCGTCGTTCTTCGGAGCACAGACTTCGCAGCGACAAGCGCCGCCGCGCCCGAAGTTCCTCGACGCGACGTCGCCGTCCAACGCCAAACAACTGTAG
- a CDS encoding glutamine synthetase III, with product MGTTLKPGNGASQNGASGAYRPASPPASGRTPRMAAIAAVTNYKNSEPPLNFTDTPTSVLFASNVFSKSVMKERLPKPVFKSLIKTIETGEKLDPAVADVVAAAMKDWAISKGATHYAHVFYPLTGATAEKHDCFLSPDGEGSAAAEFTGKQLIQGEPDGSSFPSGGIRATFEARGYTVWDVTSPAYILENPNGTTLCIPTAFVSWTGEALDKKTPVLRSMQALNKQAHRILKLFGRDDTSFVASTAGPEQEYFLIDRNFYFSRPDLLTAGRTLFGAKPAKGQQFEDHYFGAIPERVLACMIETERELFKLGIPVKTRHNEVAPAQYEIAPVFETANLATDHQQMVMLMLRKIAEKYGMACLTHEKPFAGVNGSGKHVNWSLGSATLGNLLDPGDTPHENAQFLVFCAAVLRAVYKYQGLLRAVVATAGNDHRLGANEAPPAIISVFLGDQLADIFDQIKQGGAKSSFAKSMLHVGVDVLPPLPKDAGDRNRTSPFAFTGNRFEFRAVGANQSISGPLVAMNTIVCESLDYCATQLEKAIGSDPSKLNDAVQKLLTEIMAECESIIFNGDGYSAEWHAEAAKRGLLNLKTSAESLAQLADPKVEALFAKYGVLSKRELESRLDTYLEQYCKTVNVEANLTIEMAKTLIFPAAIRYQGELASTAVNLKMLDYKFDTDTLDVITELVKSFQDSVAILERLLVDVPHEGAQAESTYYCGEVLPAMAMVRKYADALEATVADDLWPLPTYQEMLFIK from the coding sequence ATGGGAACGACTCTGAAACCGGGGAACGGCGCGTCACAGAACGGGGCTTCCGGGGCGTATCGCCCGGCGTCTCCGCCGGCCAGTGGCCGCACACCACGTATGGCGGCCATCGCCGCCGTCACCAACTACAAGAACAGCGAGCCGCCGTTGAACTTCACCGACACGCCGACGTCGGTCCTCTTTGCTTCGAATGTTTTCAGCAAATCGGTGATGAAGGAGCGGCTGCCGAAGCCGGTCTTTAAGTCCCTCATCAAGACCATCGAAACGGGCGAGAAGCTCGACCCCGCGGTGGCCGATGTCGTCGCCGCCGCGATGAAGGATTGGGCGATCTCTAAGGGCGCTACGCATTACGCCCACGTCTTCTACCCGCTGACCGGCGCCACGGCCGAAAAACACGACTGCTTCCTGTCCCCGGACGGTGAAGGCAGTGCGGCCGCGGAATTCACGGGCAAGCAACTCATTCAAGGCGAGCCGGACGGCTCCAGCTTCCCGTCCGGCGGCATCCGCGCGACGTTCGAAGCCCGCGGCTACACCGTCTGGGACGTGACCAGCCCGGCCTACATCCTGGAAAACCCCAACGGCACGACGCTCTGCATCCCCACGGCGTTCGTCTCCTGGACGGGCGAAGCGCTGGACAAGAAGACGCCGGTGTTGCGTTCGATGCAGGCGCTCAACAAGCAAGCGCACCGGATCTTGAAGCTGTTCGGCCGCGACGACACATCCTTCGTCGCCTCGACCGCAGGTCCCGAGCAGGAATACTTCCTGATCGACCGCAACTTCTACTTCTCGCGTCCGGACCTGTTGACCGCGGGCCGCACCCTGTTCGGCGCCAAGCCGGCCAAGGGGCAGCAGTTCGAGGATCATTACTTCGGCGCCATCCCCGAACGCGTGCTGGCGTGCATGATCGAAACGGAACGCGAGCTGTTCAAGCTCGGCATTCCGGTCAAGACCCGCCACAACGAAGTCGCGCCGGCGCAATATGAAATCGCGCCGGTCTTCGAGACGGCGAATCTCGCCACCGACCATCAACAGATGGTCATGTTGATGCTCCGCAAGATCGCGGAAAAGTACGGCATGGCCTGCCTCACGCACGAAAAACCGTTTGCGGGCGTCAACGGCAGCGGCAAGCACGTCAACTGGTCGCTGGGCAGCGCCACGCTAGGCAATCTGCTCGACCCCGGCGATACCCCGCACGAAAACGCGCAGTTCCTGGTGTTCTGCGCCGCCGTGTTGCGAGCGGTCTACAAGTACCAAGGTCTGCTGCGGGCCGTGGTCGCCACGGCGGGCAACGATCATCGGTTGGGCGCCAACGAGGCCCCGCCGGCGATCATCTCCGTCTTCCTGGGCGATCAATTGGCCGATATCTTCGACCAGATCAAGCAGGGAGGCGCCAAGAGTTCGTTCGCCAAGAGCATGTTGCATGTTGGCGTCGACGTGTTGCCGCCGCTGCCGAAAGACGCCGGCGACCGCAACCGCACGAGTCCGTTCGCCTTCACGGGCAATCGCTTTGAGTTCCGCGCCGTCGGCGCAAACCAGTCGATCTCCGGGCCGCTCGTGGCGATGAACACCATCGTTTGCGAGTCGCTCGACTACTGCGCGACGCAGCTCGAAAAGGCCATCGGCAGTGATCCGTCGAAGCTCAACGATGCGGTGCAGAAGCTGTTGACCGAGATCATGGCCGAGTGCGAGTCGATTATCTTCAACGGCGACGGTTATTCCGCGGAATGGCACGCCGAGGCGGCCAAGCGCGGCTTGCTCAACCTGAAGACGTCGGCGGAATCCCTGGCACAACTCGCGGACCCGAAGGTCGAAGCCCTGTTCGCCAAGTACGGCGTGCTCTCGAAGCGGGAACTCGAAAGCCGGCTGGATACGTACCTCGAGCAATACTGCAAAACGGTCAACGTCGAGGCGAATCTCACCATCGAGATGGCCAAGACACTGATTTTCCCGGCGGCGATTCGCTACCAAGGCGAGCTCGCGTCGACGGCCGTGAACTTGAAGATGCTCGATTACAAGTTCGACACCGACACGCTGGACGTCATCACCGAGTTGGTGAAGTCGTTCCAAGATAGCGTGGCGATTCTCGAACGGCTGCTGGTCGACGTGCCGCACGAGGGCGCTCAAGCGGAGTCCACGTACTATTGCGGCGAAGTGCTGCCGGCGATGGCGATGGTTCGCAAGTACGCCGACGCCCTGGAAGCCACGGTGGCTGACGACTTGTGGCCGCTGCCGACCTACCAGGAGATGTTGTTCATCAAGTAA